The Megalops cyprinoides isolate fMegCyp1 chromosome 9, fMegCyp1.pri, whole genome shotgun sequence genome has a window encoding:
- the LOC118782638 gene encoding uncharacterized protein LOC118782638 yields the protein MLATMLTAMYLVVRVAEQLGMRWGRHEPLPYMVAQPTPWQIHRVPQGHPGSQADQVDGEGRDSGAGCRKGQSQLDKAATTIQTQYRKYQQRKQKNRKY from the exons ATGCTGGCGACAATGTTGACCGCCATGTACCTGGTCGTGCGAGTTGCGGAGCAG cTGGGTATGCGATGGGGACGTCATGAGCCCTTGCCCTACATGGTAGCGCAGCCAACGCCCTGGCAGATCCATCGTGTGCCTCAAGGTCACCCTGGCAGCCAGGCCGATCAG GTTGATGGTGAAGGACGGGACAGTGGAGCTGGATGCAGAAAGG GCCAAAGCCAGCTGGACAAGGCAGCCACTACCATCCAGACCCAGTACAGGAAGTACCAGCAGAGGAAACAGAAGAATAGGAAGTATTGA